Within the Caldalkalibacillus uzonensis genome, the region TTTTTCCTGCATTTTTAAGCCTTTTAATTGTTTCAAGAAAGGCTGGGAGTTCCTTTCATACTGTTGTTTTTTAAGTAACATCTGGGTTAGGGCCCCTAAAAGGAATAGTGCTTTTTTCTCAGGACGGTCAAGATGGGGGCCATATAACTCAAAAATACCTTCAAAATGTTTTGACGGCACAAAATTCCCCTCCCCGGTTTCCAATATCTTTAGTTCGTCAAAGAAAATCACATTCATCAACGCATCCCGGACGACATGAAAGATTTTATCGGTATCAGAACCCTCACCTTCCCGTTCAGAAGTACCGGCCACATGTTTGCGAATCTCCTGCATAAAGAATCTGGTTAAAAAGCGGATGTCAAGGGGTTGGCCGCGAAAGACAGCGGATGTAATCTCTAAAAAATATTTATCCAAATCCGATTGACGCTTGTTGTCATCGGATTTATTAAAGAAAGTCCTGATTCTCCCCAAGTGGTAGCGACGATATGGGCTCGGGCCTTCCTGCAACGGAAACCGTTGCTCTACCTGTTTTTTGGCCTCAAATATTTTCCGCAGACGGGAAGGGATAACATCTTCAACCACCATCAGGATGCGCTCCGCAGACTGAACTTTCCTTAAAAACAAAAGGTGGAAAAGCACATCATCGTCAGCCTCTTGTAAGGCATCCAATATATCCTCTTCGTCTGCTAATGAGTTTTCAATTTGTTGTTGTGAATGCAACGTTTTGTATTTGTTCCCGCTTCTTAGAATTTCTGTGACTTCATCCCGGGTATCTGGCTCTCCGAATATAAACTCTGGTATTAGGTGATATTCGAGACCGTAAAAACGGAATTTAAGCCTGTTTTCCAAAAAACGTTTCCCTTCCTGAAGGCACAGATTACAGTCCATACAAACAGGGTGGTTTCGCCAGGCTAGCTCTTTATCAAATTCGCCACTGATAAAGCCTGGCTTATCATTGGTATAGAATTTAAAAGCAGGTGACCCGGCCATAACGACATCTTGTCGGTGGCCACATACTGAACAGACCTGGTCTTTTGCTGAAACTTCACTGTCCTTTTCCTGAACCAACCGGGTAAAAAGAGAAACAAAAACAGGATCTTCTTTGAGATAATGACCGTTGATCTTTAAGGTCAAGACACAACCACCGTTTGTTTCGCTTAGTTTTGTTTC harbors:
- a CDS encoding TIGR02556 family CRISPR-associated protein; this encodes MITAVQELGKWVLQQESKETLDVLIEPISETNYPHVFLVEIENDQWKVEMEECEEGESHKYLYRRGASNGPNFSPTTIVTDLAKTFDKKFMAWFDKVIKQKANFSEPDISYIQNIYNIIHKNRDDIYRTLETKLSETNGGCVLTLKINGHYLKEDPVFVSLFTRLVQEKDSEVSAKDQVCSVCGHRQDVVMAGSPAFKFYTNDKPGFISGEFDKELAWRNHPVCMDCNLCLQEGKRFLENRLKFRFYGLEYHLIPEFIFGEPDTRDEVTEILRSGNKYKTLHSQQQIENSLADEEDILDALQEADDDVLFHLLFLRKVQSAERILMVVEDVIPSRLRKIFEAKKQVEQRFPLQEGPSPYRRYHLGRIRTFFNKSDDNKRQSDLDKYFLEITSAVFRGQPLDIRFLTRFFMQEIRKHVAGTSEREGEGSDTDKIFHVVRDALMNVIFFDELKILETGEGNFVPSKHFEGIFELYGPHLDRPEKKALFLLGALTQMLLKKQQYERNSQPFLKQLKGLKMQEKDFHGLLPKVQDKLQQYNAFDAKKQLLAEEISDFFLRAGTGWKLSVDEMNFCFVSGMNLVHHIENILYGKREETTEGEEK